From Coffea arabica cultivar ET-39 chromosome 2e, Coffea Arabica ET-39 HiFi, whole genome shotgun sequence, the proteins below share one genomic window:
- the LOC113729434 gene encoding uncharacterized protein encodes MTADKRKKPSCDSSPVSCTSDCSSHSSTASNNYIDCLSTYIEQMASRIQWTDAMDEAFLIAYVSFRENNWWDNRKSLETNYDQLAAHLVSNGSLTVTGQQLQTRFYHIKKKWDLFCNLRGISSKAETGVGWSEDTYCFTADDEHWENLVQSNAAYAEFKKENSCYWYDRLTPLLLGRHATGSRAQSASEVVPSEPPRRERANTSTRSRKGKGKASISRAPNPANMGDQGDEDDVYYVPPVPGAVGGKRSASSLGTSGEPEGTRGSKSTRSSTGLEDAISKIGNYSDVVLEDRRSRMEFESLYSVIQCQDVINTMDIPPEWRIHANCHYANYEKEGERVIFLRASATDQYGYILKLMKEKGLA; translated from the exons ATGACCGCTGACAAGAGGAAGAAGCCTTCTTGCGATT CCTCACCTGTTAGCTGTACTTCCGATTGCTCCTCCCATTCGTCAACAGCCTCTAACAACTACATCGACTGCCTGTCCACCTACATTGAG CAAATGGCCTCCAGGATTCAATGGACCGATGCAATGGATGAAGCTTTCCTCATAGCCTATGTTAGTTTTAGGGAAAATAACTGGTGGGACAACAGGAAATCGCTAGAGACAAACTACGACCAGTTGGCAGCACATTTGGTGAGTAATGGAAGCTTGACCGTCACTGGCCAACAGCTGCAGACCAGATTCTATCAcatcaagaagaaatgggacCTATTCTGTAATCTGCGTGGGATATCATCAAAAGCAGAGACCGGGGTTGGGTGGAGTGAGGACACCTACTGCTTTACTGCTGATGATGAACATTGGGAAAACTTGGTCCAG TCTAATGCGGCGTATGCTGAATTCAAAAAGGAGAACTCCTGCTACTGGTATGATCGACTGACACCATTACTGCTTGGAAGACACGCCACAGGCAGCCGTGCCCAATCGGCAAGCGAAGTAGTACCATCTGAACCACCTCGCCGTGAAAGGGCCAATACTTCTACTAGGAGCCGGAAGGGAAAAGGTAAAGCCTCTATCTCGAGGGCTCCTAATCCGGCAAACATGGGCGACCAAGGGGATGAAGATGACGTGTACTATGTGCCGCCAGTTCCAGGGGCAGTTGGAGGTAAAAGGTCAGCGTCAAGCCTAGGGACCAGCGGTGAACCGGAGGGAACTAGAGGGTCAAAATCTACAAGGTCATCTACAGGTCTTGAGGATGCTATTAGCAAAATTGGAAATTACTCCGACGTTGTACTTGAGGACAGACGGAGCAGGATGGAGTTCGAGTCCCTCTATAGCGTAATCCAGTGCCAGGATGTGATCAACACAATGGACATTCCGCCAGAATGGAGAATACACGCTAACTGTCATTATGCGAATTATGAAAAAGAGGGTGAGCGCGTTATATTCCTTCGGGCTTCTGCAACTGACCAGTACGGCTATATCCTTAAGTTGATGAAAGAGAAAGGCTTGGCTTGA